Proteins found in one Herbiconiux sp. A18JL235 genomic segment:
- a CDS encoding lysophospholipid acyltransferase family protein encodes MFKSVARGIVRPISKVVFRPTVIGRASVPRSGPVLFASNHFSFIDSVAITLIAPRDVRFLAKSDYFTGSGAKGRMSKLFFESIGAIPVDRESNTAAQDSLERGREVLEAGGAFAIYPEGTRSRDGRLYKGRTGVAWLALTTGSPIVPVALTGTQELLPVDATLPRIRPVTVQFGEPIDPAPYGEAGSARARRRLTDDVMAAIGTMSGQELAGAYNEPPAANVVERVRRALHRNDPE; translated from the coding sequence ATGTTCAAGTCGGTGGCGCGCGGCATCGTGCGCCCCATCTCGAAAGTGGTGTTTCGACCCACCGTGATAGGGCGAGCATCCGTTCCACGGTCGGGCCCCGTGCTGTTCGCGAGCAACCATTTCAGCTTCATCGACAGCGTGGCGATCACCCTGATCGCCCCACGCGACGTGCGTTTTCTCGCGAAGTCGGACTACTTCACCGGCTCGGGCGCCAAGGGCCGCATGTCGAAGCTCTTCTTCGAGTCGATCGGCGCCATCCCTGTCGACCGCGAGAGCAACACCGCGGCGCAGGACTCGCTCGAGCGCGGCCGCGAGGTGCTCGAGGCGGGCGGGGCGTTCGCCATCTATCCCGAGGGCACCCGCTCCCGTGACGGCCGCCTCTACAAGGGCCGCACCGGGGTGGCCTGGCTCGCCCTCACCACCGGGAGCCCGATCGTGCCGGTCGCCCTGACCGGAACCCAGGAGCTGCTGCCCGTCGATGCGACGCTGCCGCGCATCCGCCCCGTCACCGTGCAGTTCGGCGAACCCATCGACCCCGCGCCCTACGGCGAAGCCGGGTCGGCACGAGCGCGACGCCGCCTCACCGACGACGTCATGGCCGCCATCGGCACCATGTCGGGCCAGGAACTCGCCGGCGCCTACAACGAGCCGCCCGCCGCCAATGTCGTCGAGCGCGTGCGCCGCGCCCTCCACCGCAACGACCCGGAGTAG
- a CDS encoding DivIVA domain-containing protein has translation MGWFGFGGGRREIPAATAEEVEGATFSESRFSGGYDQAEVDAFLERCVASIRWLEGGPRPAEPLTSDAVVNQRFSQTKFRAGYAQDEVDDLLDRVASALKTPPPDSGSAPAPAAG, from the coding sequence ATGGGCTGGTTCGGATTCGGTGGTGGGCGGCGTGAGATCCCGGCGGCGACGGCAGAGGAGGTCGAGGGCGCCACGTTCTCGGAGTCGCGCTTCAGTGGGGGCTACGACCAAGCCGAGGTCGACGCGTTCCTCGAGCGGTGCGTGGCGAGCATCCGCTGGCTCGAGGGCGGGCCTCGGCCTGCCGAACCGCTCACGTCGGATGCCGTGGTGAACCAGCGCTTCAGCCAGACCAAGTTCCGCGCCGGCTATGCCCAGGATGAGGTCGACGACCTCCTCGACCGCGTCGCCTCCGCCCTGAAGACCCCGCCCCCGGACTCCGGCTCTGCCCCCGCCCCCGCCGCCGGGTGA